In a single window of the Sulfuricaulis sp. genome:
- a CDS encoding MotA/TolQ/ExbB proton channel family protein, whose protein sequence is MFELIKAGGWVMWPIILCSVAALAIIGERLWSLQKKNVAPPNLLAQVQQLLTRNELEPSHLTALRDSSPLGRILAAGLVNRDHDREIVKEAVENAGRHIVPDLERYLRSLGTIAAISPFLGLFGTVIGMIQMFSGISQHGVGDPTIVAAGISTALITTAGGLAVAIPSLMFYRYFRGRVSELLIEMEQEAIKLVEILQGEREND, encoded by the coding sequence ATGTTCGAACTTATTAAGGCAGGGGGCTGGGTCATGTGGCCCATCATCCTGTGTTCCGTGGCGGCCCTCGCCATCATTGGCGAGCGTTTGTGGTCGCTTCAGAAAAAAAATGTCGCACCGCCCAACCTGCTGGCGCAGGTGCAGCAACTGCTAACGCGCAACGAGCTCGAACCGTCGCATCTGACGGCGCTACGCGACAGTTCACCGCTGGGTCGGATTCTGGCGGCGGGCTTGGTTAACCGCGACCATGACCGGGAGATCGTCAAGGAGGCCGTCGAGAACGCCGGGCGTCATATCGTGCCGGATCTCGAGCGCTATTTGCGCAGCCTTGGCACGATCGCCGCGATCTCGCCGTTCCTGGGCCTGTTTGGGACTGTCATCGGCATGATCCAGATGTTCTCCGGCATCAGCCAGCACGGCGTCGGCGACCCCACCATCGTCGCGGCGGGTATCTCCACGGCGTTGATCACTACCGCTGGCGGTCTGGCCGTCGCCATTCCAAGCCTCATGTTCTATCGCTATTTCCGCGGACGCGTGAGCGAACTGTTGATCGAGATGGAGCAGGAGGCCATCAAGCTGGTGGAAATCCTGCAAGGCGAACGCGAGAACGACTGA
- a CDS encoding Trm112 family protein: MDKKLLDILVCPACKGPLIYDKIKSELVCKADRLAYAIRDDIPVMLEDEARQVAEEELPK; the protein is encoded by the coding sequence GTGGATAAAAAACTGCTCGACATCCTGGTTTGCCCGGCGTGCAAGGGGCCGCTGATATATGACAAGATTAAATCAGAATTGGTCTGTAAGGCCGACCGTCTGGCCTATGCCATCCGCGACGATATTCCGGTGATGCTGGAAGACGAAGCGCGCCAGGTGGCGGAAGAAGAGCTGCCTAAATGA
- a CDS encoding DNA internalization-related competence protein ComEC/Rec2: protein MAFLSGVLLVQQLAVLPSLWWTLLLAPLLWPAIRRPLWFIPVFFLAGAMWVSFRAGIILDDSLPHELEGRNLVVEGRIVDIPRRAEFGQRFELEVARAELDGEAVHVPRKILLNSREYSFQPRAGETWRLLVRLNRPHGYQNPGGFDYEAHLFRDRIRAKGYVRDDMAPQRLDRVPAWYDIDRWRQDLGDRIHSLLQDNEYAAIIVALANGDSRGVGAEQWQVLRRTGTLHLVAISGLHISLIAGVVFFMTRWLWALPGTTVLRLPAPQFGAICALLAAALYAALAGFVVPTQRALIMLTVAMAGILLRRRFPPSQLLAVAGLAVLLYDPLAVMSAGFWLSFAAVAVILFVMHGDRSGKSVAWKLGYIQWAIALGMLPLMLAMFQQVSLVAPVANMLAVPVFDLMAVPLTLLGTLMLGFAPDVAGFLFKLAAWLLQMLWQALTWLADLSFSQWTQPAPVWWALLCGAIGVALLLAPRGWPARWVGVVWLLPLFMVRPPVPAAGEVWFTLLDVGQGLSAVVRTREHALLFDAGPRFGDFDTGKAVVEPYLRAVGVRRLNSFLISHKDIDHIGGAKSVLHGLPVEKVLSSVPEILPMAQLCRSGQSWNWDGVDFDVLGPDDAGAGRRNDASCVLRVRSRHGNILLPADIEAKSEKKLVETWGDRLRAEILVAPHHGSKTSSTPAFIEAVAPRYVLFPAGYRNRYRHPHPVVVQRYVDRGVILYDSASSGALEFRLNANGLDVAAYRARHRRYWYAD, encoded by the coding sequence TTGGCCTTCCTCAGCGGCGTGCTGCTGGTTCAGCAGTTGGCCGTATTGCCTTCCCTGTGGTGGACATTGCTGCTGGCACCGCTCCTGTGGCCGGCCATCCGTCGTCCCCTGTGGTTCATTCCGGTTTTTTTCCTGGCCGGCGCGATGTGGGTGAGCTTCCGTGCCGGCATTATCCTTGATGACAGCCTGCCGCACGAGCTCGAAGGACGGAATTTGGTCGTGGAAGGGCGGATTGTGGATATTCCACGCCGTGCCGAATTCGGCCAGCGTTTTGAACTGGAAGTGGCGCGCGCCGAGCTCGATGGCGAAGCCGTGCACGTGCCGCGCAAGATACTCCTCAATAGCCGGGAATATTCCTTCCAGCCGCGTGCCGGCGAAACCTGGCGGCTGCTGGTTCGCCTCAACCGTCCTCATGGCTATCAGAACCCTGGCGGGTTTGATTACGAGGCGCACCTGTTCCGGGATCGCATTCGCGCCAAGGGATACGTGCGTGACGATATGGCGCCGCAACGTCTGGATCGGGTACCGGCGTGGTACGACATTGACCGTTGGCGGCAGGATCTGGGGGACCGCATTCACTCGCTTCTGCAGGATAACGAGTATGCCGCAATAATTGTTGCACTGGCCAACGGCGACAGCCGTGGTGTTGGCGCGGAGCAGTGGCAAGTATTGCGCCGTACCGGCACGCTGCACCTCGTCGCCATTTCCGGACTGCACATCAGCTTGATTGCCGGCGTCGTGTTTTTCATGACGCGCTGGTTGTGGGCGCTGCCGGGGACAACCGTTTTGCGCCTGCCCGCACCCCAGTTCGGTGCGATTTGTGCGCTGCTGGCGGCCGCCCTCTACGCCGCGCTGGCCGGTTTCGTGGTGCCAACCCAGCGCGCGCTCATCATGCTGACCGTGGCCATGGCCGGCATCCTGTTACGCCGGCGCTTTCCGCCTTCGCAATTGCTCGCGGTGGCCGGGCTTGCCGTGCTGCTCTACGACCCGCTCGCGGTAATGTCCGCGGGTTTCTGGTTGTCATTTGCCGCCGTAGCCGTGATTCTGTTTGTCATGCACGGAGACCGGTCGGGAAAGTCAGTGGCCTGGAAACTGGGTTATATCCAGTGGGCCATCGCACTGGGCATGCTGCCGCTGATGCTGGCAATGTTCCAGCAGGTATCGCTGGTGGCGCCGGTGGCGAACATGCTTGCCGTGCCGGTGTTTGATTTAATGGCCGTGCCGCTGACGCTGCTGGGAACGCTCATGCTGGGTTTCGCGCCTGATGTTGCCGGGTTTCTTTTCAAGCTGGCAGCGTGGTTGCTGCAGATGCTGTGGCAGGCGCTGACATGGCTGGCGGATTTATCGTTCAGCCAATGGACTCAGCCGGCGCCGGTGTGGTGGGCGCTATTGTGTGGTGCCATTGGTGTAGCGCTGCTACTGGCGCCGCGCGGCTGGCCGGCGCGCTGGGTCGGTGTTGTATGGTTGCTGCCCTTGTTTATGGTGCGCCCGCCGGTGCCCGCCGCGGGGGAGGTGTGGTTCACGCTGCTGGACGTCGGACAGGGATTGTCCGCGGTGGTCCGTACCCGCGAACATGCTTTGCTGTTCGATGCCGGACCGCGTTTCGGTGACTTTGATACTGGCAAGGCGGTAGTTGAGCCATACCTGCGCGCCGTGGGTGTGCGACGACTCAATAGCTTCCTTATCAGTCACAAAGATATCGATCATATCGGTGGCGCCAAATCTGTTCTGCACGGATTGCCGGTCGAGAAAGTACTGAGCAGCGTCCCGGAGATCCTGCCCATGGCGCAACTGTGCCGCTCCGGGCAGTCATGGAATTGGGATGGCGTGGATTTCGATGTGCTGGGACCGGATGACGCCGGAGCAGGACGCAGGAACGACGCTTCTTGCGTGTTGAGGGTGCGCAGTCGCCATGGAAATATCCTGCTGCCGGCCGACATCGAAGCCAAGTCCGAGAAAAAATTGGTGGAAACGTGGGGCGACCGGTTACGTGCGGAAATTCTGGTGGCGCCGCACCATGGCAGCAAAACCTCCTCAACGCCCGCATTCATCGAGGCAGTCGCGCCGCGCTACGTGCTGTTCCCGGCCGGCTATCGCAATCGCTATCGGCATCCTCATCCCGTTGTTGTTCAACGCTATGTGGACCGTGGCGTTATTTTGTACGATTCTGCCTCATCAGGGGCGCTGGAATTCCGGTTGAACGCCAATGGTCTCGATGTCGCGGCTTATCGGGCGCGGCACCGGCGCTATTGGTACGCGGATTGA
- the msbA gene encoding lipid A export permease/ATP-binding protein MsbA encodes MSKNPDTQNNLRLYRRLLAYAWPYKWMFFLAVVGMIVLSITAAGFTALIKPLMDEGFVQRDASAIKMIPPLIVLLFLVRGIGNFLAQYGTAWIGRRVTYDLRKNIFQRMLSLPSRYYESSSSGSLISRIIYDVEQIAAGVTQVPYVVIGDGLTMLALAGWLLYLNWKLTLVFAILLPITALLVRAMNRRFLHTSLEIQTSMGEISQVVREASDGQRVVKAFGGQPAEMLAFVHGNEKNRRQSLRKVAVSAIGMGLLQFVASIALGLVIYASLLTGEITAGTFTSYLAAALWITGPSRRLARVNETIQTALAAAQSIFAVLDEEPEEDTGSMTIERARGRVEYRHVGFRYPSSAQDVLDDVSFSVEPGQVLAMVGQSGSGKSTIVGLLPRFYRCNRGSIRLDDTDINDLTLASLRRQVALVGQENILFDDSIRHNIAYGEEGAIDENRLMEAARAAHVLEFTERLPEGMNTHVGDRGALLSGGQRQRIAIARALYKNAPILILDEATSALDTESERLVQDALQQLMKDRTTLVIAHRLSTVEHADRIVVLAQGRVAESGSHRELLARNGVYAGLYRNQFRDTPAN; translated from the coding sequence GTGAGTAAAAACCCGGACACGCAAAATAACCTGCGGCTGTACCGCCGGCTGCTGGCATATGCCTGGCCGTACAAGTGGATGTTTTTTCTCGCCGTTGTCGGCATGATTGTGCTGTCGATCACCGCGGCCGGTTTCACCGCTCTGATAAAGCCGCTCATGGACGAGGGCTTCGTCCAGCGCGATGCCTCGGCCATCAAGATGATCCCGCCGCTGATTGTGCTGTTGTTCCTGGTGCGTGGTATCGGCAACTTTCTGGCGCAATATGGCACTGCCTGGATTGGACGGCGCGTAACCTACGATCTGCGCAAAAATATTTTCCAGCGCATGTTGAGTTTGCCCAGCCGTTATTATGAATCGAGCTCCTCGGGCAGCCTGATTTCCCGAATTATTTACGATGTTGAACAGATTGCCGCCGGCGTTACCCAGGTGCCTTATGTCGTCATCGGCGACGGGCTCACCATGTTGGCGCTGGCCGGTTGGTTGCTGTACCTCAACTGGAAACTTACCCTGGTGTTTGCCATCCTGCTGCCGATCACGGCGCTGCTGGTGCGGGCCATGAACCGGCGTTTTCTGCACACCAGTCTCGAGATCCAGACAAGCATGGGCGAGATCTCGCAGGTGGTGCGCGAAGCGAGCGACGGTCAGCGCGTGGTCAAGGCCTTCGGCGGCCAGCCAGCGGAGATGCTTGCTTTTGTGCACGGCAATGAAAAAAACCGCCGCCAGTCGCTGCGCAAAGTGGCGGTTTCCGCCATCGGCATGGGCTTGCTGCAATTTGTCGCCTCGATCGCGCTAGGGTTGGTGATCTATGCCTCATTGCTCACAGGCGAGATCACGGCGGGAACGTTTACTTCCTACCTGGCTGCTGCCTTGTGGATCACGGGGCCGAGCCGACGACTGGCGCGCGTCAACGAAACCATCCAGACCGCGCTGGCCGCGGCGCAGAGCATATTTGCCGTGCTGGATGAGGAGCCGGAAGAGGATACCGGCTCAATGACCATCGAGCGCGCGCGCGGCCGTGTTGAATATCGCCATGTCGGCTTTCGCTATCCCAGCTCCGCGCAGGATGTACTGGATGATGTTTCCTTCAGCGTTGAGCCTGGGCAGGTGCTGGCCATGGTTGGTCAGTCGGGTAGCGGCAAGAGCACCATTGTCGGCCTGCTGCCGCGCTTCTATCGATGTAACCGCGGCAGCATCCGGCTCGACGATACCGATATCAACGACCTGACTCTGGCCAGCCTGCGCCGGCAGGTTGCCCTGGTTGGTCAGGAAAACATCTTGTTCGACGATTCCATCCGCCACAACATCGCCTACGGCGAGGAAGGGGCGATTGATGAAAATCGCCTGATGGAGGCGGCGCGCGCGGCACACGTGCTCGAATTCACGGAACGTCTGCCGGAAGGGATGAACACGCACGTCGGAGATCGCGGCGCGCTGCTGTCGGGCGGGCAACGGCAACGCATCGCTATTGCCCGGGCGTTGTACAAGAATGCCCCGATCCTGATTCTCGATGAGGCGACTTCCGCGCTCGATACCGAGTCCGAGCGGCTCGTGCAAGACGCCTTGCAGCAATTGATGAAGGACAGGACTACGCTGGTGATTGCCCATCGCCTGTCCACAGTTGAACACGCCGACCGGATCGTGGTGCTGGCGCAGGGGCGCGTGGCGGAGAGCGGCTCGCATCGGGAGTTGCTCGCGCGCAATGGCGTATACGCCGGCTTGTACCGCAATCAATTCCGCGACACCCCGGCCAACTGA
- a CDS encoding biopolymer transporter ExbD, which produces MNFRPTMPEEEPELNLIPLIDVLLMTLIFLVVTTSFSNEARLSVRLPEASAEVKENVPSLRVTIDAKGQFYIGEQQLLNATPEVLRNALMRAAGGNKDPLIVVHADAHTPHEAVIRVMDSSRRLGFTRLTFATQQPSGQAARE; this is translated from the coding sequence ATGAATTTTCGCCCTACCATGCCGGAAGAAGAGCCGGAGCTGAACCTGATACCGTTGATCGACGTGTTGTTGATGACGTTGATCTTTCTGGTTGTCACCACCAGTTTTTCAAACGAAGCGCGTCTGAGCGTGCGCCTGCCCGAGGCCTCGGCCGAGGTCAAGGAGAACGTGCCATCGTTGCGGGTGACCATCGACGCCAAAGGCCAGTTTTACATCGGTGAACAGCAGCTGCTGAACGCCACGCCGGAGGTGTTGCGCAATGCGCTGATGCGCGCCGCCGGCGGTAACAAGGATCCGCTGATTGTTGTTCACGCCGACGCGCACACGCCGCATGAGGCCGTCATTCGTGTTATGGACTCGTCGCGTCGCCTCGGCTTCACCCGATTGACGTTCGCCACCCAGCAGCCGTCCGGCCAAGCGGCGCGTGAGTAA
- the kdsB gene encoding 3-deoxy-manno-octulosonate cytidylyltransferase codes for MIMIVIIPARYASTRLPGKPLADVAGKPLIQRVHDCAKKSGAAQIVVATDDERIRAAAEGFGASVVMTSIEHRSGTDRLAEVITKLGIGAEEIVVNLQGDEPMMPPELIRAVAAKLASHKEAQVATASHAIHERETLTNPNVVKVVCDAKGYALYFSRAAIPWPRDIMAGKGGGSLQAFRHIGLYAYRAGFVQRYASWTPCPPEETEQLEQLRVLWHGERIVVHEARALPEAGVDTPEDLERVQKIFLNRRDSQD; via the coding sequence ATAATCATGATCGTCATTATTCCAGCGCGTTACGCCTCGACCCGCCTGCCCGGCAAGCCGCTGGCGGATGTCGCCGGCAAGCCGCTGATCCAGCGTGTCCATGATTGCGCCAAAAAGAGCGGTGCCGCCCAAATTGTTGTCGCCACGGACGACGAGCGCATTCGCGCCGCGGCGGAAGGTTTTGGCGCGAGCGTGGTGATGACATCAATCGAACATCGCTCGGGCACGGATCGGCTGGCGGAGGTCATTACGAAGCTTGGCATTGGCGCCGAAGAGATTGTCGTGAATCTGCAAGGTGATGAGCCCATGATGCCGCCAGAGCTGATTCGCGCGGTGGCGGCAAAACTTGCCTCGCACAAAGAAGCGCAAGTCGCTACCGCCTCTCACGCTATTCATGAACGCGAGACGCTGACCAATCCGAACGTGGTAAAAGTGGTGTGTGATGCCAAGGGTTATGCACTTTATTTCAGCCGTGCCGCCATTCCCTGGCCGCGCGACATCATGGCCGGGAAGGGCGGGGGTTCCCTCCAGGCCTTTCGCCATATCGGTCTCTATGCCTACCGTGCAGGTTTCGTGCAGCGCTATGCATCCTGGACGCCCTGTCCACCGGAGGAGACGGAACAGCTGGAGCAGCTACGTGTCTTGTGGCACGGGGAACGGATTGTAGTGCACGAGGCGCGCGCTCTGCCCGAGGCCGGCGTGGACACGCCGGAAGATCTCGAAAGGGTGCAGAAAATATTTTTGAATAGACGGGATTCACAGGATTAA
- a CDS encoding DUF2062 domain-containing protein, producing the protein MAKKYIRRYLPDPHKIREHKHLRLFGTLLHDPNLWHLNRRSASGAFAVGLFMAFMPMPFQMIPAAGLAILFHVNLPIAVALVWITNPLTIAPVSYFCYYVGAWILDTPVHAVEFQISWEWISTELIRIWKPFLLGSLLVSAISASIGYFSIRALWRWHVIRDWEKRKRKHERSA; encoded by the coding sequence ATGGCAAAAAAATATATCAGGCGATACCTCCCGGATCCCCACAAAATCCGAGAGCACAAGCATTTGCGCCTGTTCGGCACGCTGCTACACGATCCCAACCTGTGGCACCTGAACCGCCGCTCGGCGTCCGGCGCTTTCGCCGTCGGCCTGTTCATGGCGTTTATGCCCATGCCGTTCCAGATGATACCGGCCGCGGGCCTGGCCATCCTGTTTCACGTCAACCTGCCGATCGCCGTCGCGCTGGTGTGGATAACCAACCCGCTCACGATAGCGCCGGTGTCCTATTTCTGCTACTACGTCGGCGCCTGGATACTGGATACGCCGGTACACGCGGTCGAATTTCAAATCTCGTGGGAGTGGATCAGCACGGAACTGATCCGCATATGGAAACCGTTTCTGCTCGGCTCATTGCTGGTGAGCGCCATAAGCGCCAGTATTGGATATTTCAGCATACGCGCCCTGTGGCGCTGGCACGTGATACGCGACTGGGAAAAACGCAAACGCAAGCACGAAAGAAGCGCCTAA
- the lpxK gene encoding tetraacyldisaccharide 4'-kinase, with protein sequence MHWLEWHWYHKTPLSLLLLPVSWLYCLLIVVRRELYRLGVFPSVKLSVPVIVVGNVTVGGSGKTPLVLWLASFLRQKGMRPGIVLRGYGGSAADWPHGVTPQHDPDVVGDEAVMLARQSECPVAADPDRVRGAQYLLREHRCDVIVSDDGLQHLRLARDMEIAVIDGERRFGNGYCLPAGPLREPIGRLRDVLLRVTNGAPQADELGMVLVETGFCRVNAPASYASAGSFKGETVHAVAGIGNPARFFAHLRRLGIEIIKHPFPDHHRYVPGDIRFQDNRPVIMTQKDAVKCERFAGDHVWFLAVEARPDPHIGEVVWQRLKEKLRG encoded by the coding sequence ATGCACTGGCTGGAATGGCACTGGTATCACAAAACCCCGCTTAGCCTCTTGTTGCTGCCAGTCAGCTGGCTTTATTGCCTGCTTATTGTAGTGCGCCGTGAACTGTATCGTCTGGGCGTGTTTCCTTCCGTGAAGTTGTCGGTGCCGGTCATCGTGGTGGGCAACGTCACGGTAGGAGGCAGCGGCAAGACTCCCCTGGTTCTCTGGCTCGCGAGTTTCTTGCGCCAGAAGGGCATGCGTCCGGGCATTGTGTTGCGTGGCTACGGCGGCAGTGCCGCGGACTGGCCGCATGGAGTTACGCCACAGCACGACCCCGACGTGGTAGGCGACGAGGCGGTGATGTTGGCGCGCCAAAGCGAATGCCCGGTGGCAGCGGACCCGGACCGTGTTCGGGGCGCACAGTACCTCTTGCGTGAACATCGGTGCGATGTCATCGTGAGCGATGACGGTTTGCAGCATTTGCGTCTGGCACGTGACATGGAAATTGCCGTTATTGATGGTGAACGCCGTTTCGGTAATGGCTATTGCCTGCCTGCCGGGCCGTTACGTGAGCCGATCGGTCGCCTGCGCGATGTCTTGCTGCGTGTTACCAACGGCGCCCCACAAGCGGATGAGTTGGGCATGGTGCTGGTGGAAACCGGTTTTTGCCGGGTGAATGCACCGGCGTCCTATGCCTCGGCAGGATCGTTCAAGGGTGAAACCGTTCATGCCGTGGCGGGCATTGGGAACCCGGCGCGGTTCTTCGCGCACCTGCGACGGCTCGGCATTGAGATCATCAAACACCCGTTTCCCGATCACCACCGGTATGTACCGGGGGATATCCGTTTTCAGGACAATCGCCCGGTGATCATGACCCAGAAAGATGCGGTAAAATGCGAACGCTTCGCGGGCGATCATGTCTGGTTTCTGGCAGTAGAGGCGCGACCTGACCCGCACATCGGTGAAGTAGTGTGGCAACGACTCAAGGAGAAGTTACGTGGATAA
- a CDS encoding Rne/Rng family ribonuclease yields the protein MKRILFNATHPEELRLAVVDGQKLIDLDIESSTYQQKKGNIYKGKITRVEPSLEAAFVDYGSERQGFLPLKEISRIYFQGYNERTPMSQVRIKDVMREGQELLVQVDKEERGTKGAALTTFVSLAGRYLVLMPNNPKGGGISRRIEGEDRAELREAMGQLKLPDDYSVIARTAGIGRSAEELQWDLDYLINLWDAIYKASQERAAPFLIYQESNLVVRATRDYLKADIGDIMVDNPEIHERMLKFMQQVAPQFIDKLKLYKDETPLFSRFQIEHQIESAFSREVRLESGGAVVFDKTEALVTIDVNSARATKGADIEETALNTNLEAAEEIARQLRLRDLGGLIVIDFIDMTPERSRRDVENRMFDSLKVDRARTQVGRISRFGLLEMSRQRLRPSLGESSSLICPRCRGTGHIRSVQSSGLSILRMIQEEAMKENTAAVHVHLPIETATYLLNEKRMEMSAIESRIGTPIMIIPMSDMETPHYHIRRLRIDEYEAEADVPSYEIDLVEDEDEDERKPAQPTPVSAEAEKPVIGPLTHTTAAPPERPKPAANGGSLIKKFISGLFGKKDEEAKKPATPESRPARPHQPHRGHGGGRPQHRPHQGQRHERHGHSDRRPGGQGQGQDRNRPRPPQPPQQTSGGSGPGPSADNEASAPQSERPEGSGRRPRRRGRRRGRGQEGRPPQERPDFNARNNNNAPGSNAAPEQPAQESQPPREVSYQAPADTAGGMTESFTESPSSTSSRETPPEQNDGWHTPSASPTEHESHHESDSRESSPKPELVQVETRFDADDNKGNK from the coding sequence ATGAAGCGTATTCTCTTTAACGCAACTCATCCCGAAGAGCTGCGATTGGCTGTTGTCGACGGTCAGAAACTTATCGACCTCGACATCGAATCCTCTACCTACCAGCAGAAAAAAGGAAATATCTACAAGGGTAAAATTACCCGCGTGGAGCCGAGCCTGGAAGCCGCCTTCGTGGACTACGGTTCCGAACGCCAGGGTTTCCTGCCCCTCAAGGAAATTTCCCGCATTTACTTCCAGGGTTACAACGAACGCACCCCAATGAGTCAGGTGCGTATCAAGGACGTCATGCGCGAAGGCCAGGAACTGCTGGTGCAAGTGGACAAGGAAGAACGCGGCACCAAAGGTGCGGCGCTCACGACTTTTGTCAGCCTCGCCGGCCGCTATCTGGTTCTCATGCCCAATAATCCCAAGGGTGGCGGCATTTCCCGCCGCATCGAGGGCGAAGATCGCGCAGAACTCCGTGAGGCCATGGGTCAGCTCAAGCTGCCCGATGACTATTCTGTTATCGCCCGGACCGCCGGCATCGGCCGTTCGGCCGAGGAATTGCAGTGGGACCTCGACTACCTGATCAATCTGTGGGACGCCATTTACAAGGCCTCGCAGGAACGCGCCGCGCCTTTCCTGATCTACCAGGAAAGCAACCTCGTGGTGCGCGCTACCCGCGATTACCTCAAGGCCGACATCGGCGACATCATGGTGGATAACCCGGAAATTCACGAGCGCATGTTGAAATTCATGCAGCAAGTGGCGCCGCAGTTTATCGACAAGCTCAAGCTGTACAAGGACGAGACGCCGCTGTTCTCGCGTTTTCAGATCGAGCATCAGATTGAGTCGGCCTTTTCGCGCGAAGTGCGTCTGGAATCGGGCGGTGCGGTCGTGTTCGACAAAACCGAGGCGCTGGTCACCATCGACGTCAATTCGGCGCGTGCCACCAAGGGTGCCGACATCGAGGAAACCGCGCTCAACACCAATCTGGAGGCGGCGGAAGAAATTGCCCGCCAACTGCGCCTGCGCGACCTCGGCGGTCTGATCGTCATCGACTTCATTGACATGACGCCCGAGCGCAGCCGACGCGATGTGGAAAACCGCATGTTCGATTCTCTCAAGGTCGATCGCGCCCGCACCCAGGTTGGCCGCATATCACGTTTCGGGCTGCTCGAAATGTCGCGCCAACGTCTGCGTCCTTCGCTCGGTGAATCCTCCAGTCTGATCTGCCCACGCTGTCGCGGTACCGGACATATTCGCAGCGTGCAGTCATCGGGGCTTTCGATCCTGCGCATGATCCAGGAAGAAGCCATGAAGGAAAACACCGCCGCGGTCCACGTCCATCTGCCGATCGAGACAGCAACCTACCTGCTAAACGAAAAGCGCATGGAGATGAGCGCCATCGAATCACGTATCGGCACGCCGATCATGATCATTCCGATGTCGGACATGGAAACACCGCATTATCACATTCGCCGCTTGCGCATCGATGAATACGAGGCCGAGGCCGACGTACCGAGCTATGAGATCGATCTGGTGGAGGACGAAGACGAGGACGAGCGCAAACCCGCTCAACCCACACCGGTTTCCGCGGAAGCGGAAAAGCCGGTCATCGGTCCGCTCACGCATACCACTGCCGCACCGCCAGAACGTCCGAAGCCTGCCGCTAACGGCGGTAGCCTCATCAAGAAGTTCATCTCTGGCCTGTTCGGCAAAAAAGATGAGGAAGCAAAGAAACCGGCGACCCCGGAAAGCCGGCCGGCCCGTCCACATCAGCCGCATCGTGGTCATGGTGGCGGGCGTCCACAGCATCGTCCCCATCAGGGTCAACGGCATGAGCGCCACGGGCATTCTGACCGCCGTCCCGGCGGCCAAGGACAAGGTCAGGACCGAAACCGTCCGCGCCCACCGCAACCGCCGCAACAGACCAGCGGGGGTTCCGGCCCGGGACCGAGCGCCGACAACGAGGCCAGTGCGCCTCAAAGCGAACGCCCGGAAGGGAGCGGTCGTAGACCCCGACGCCGCGGTCGCCGTCGTGGCCGGGGTCAGGAAGGCAGGCCGCCGCAGGAAAGACCGGACTTCAACGCACGTAACAATAACAATGCGCCAGGGTCGAATGCGGCGCCTGAGCAACCTGCACAGGAATCACAGCCTCCACGTGAAGTCTCGTATCAGGCGCCGGCAGACACGGCTGGCGGCATGACGGAATCCTTCACGGAGTCGCCGTCGTCCACCTCATCCCGGGAGACGCCACCGGAACAAAATGACGGCTGGCATACGCCATCGGCGAGTCCGACCGAACATGAATCACATCATGAATCGGACAGCCGTGAATCCTCTCCCAAACCGGAGTTGGTTCAAGTCGAAACCCGATTTGATGCCGACGACAATAAAGGAAACAAGTAA
- a CDS encoding low molecular weight protein-tyrosine-phosphatase, translated as MVKVLFVCLGNICRSPTAEGVFRKLVCDMKLEHQFEIDSAGTHAYHVGDPPDERAQAACARRGIDISGLSGRKAIAADIERFDYVLAMDRENFENLIDICPPGHETRVRLFMEFAADRPEEEVPDPYFGGAGGFDRVLDMIEDAAQGLLEDIRRTRL; from the coding sequence ATGGTGAAAGTTCTGTTCGTTTGTCTCGGTAATATCTGTCGCTCGCCGACGGCGGAAGGTGTGTTCCGCAAACTGGTGTGCGATATGAAACTGGAGCACCAGTTCGAAATCGATTCGGCGGGCACCCATGCCTATCATGTTGGCGACCCGCCGGACGAACGTGCCCAGGCCGCCTGCGCGCGCCGTGGCATCGACATCAGTGGCCTGAGCGGGCGCAAGGCCATCGCCGCGGACATAGAGAGATTCGATTATGTCTTGGCCATGGACCGCGAGAATTTCGAAAATCTGATCGACATCTGTCCGCCGGGCCATGAGACGCGCGTCCGGCTGTTCATGGAGTTTGCCGCTGATCGGCCGGAGGAAGAAGTGCCCGATCCATATTTCGGCGGGGCCGGTGGTTTTGACCGCGTGCTCGACATGATTGAGGACGCCGCACAAGGCCTGCTCGAAGACATCCGGCGCACGCGTTTGTAG